In the Leptotrichia sp. oral taxon 212 genome, one interval contains:
- a CDS encoding energy-coupling factor ABC transporter ATP-binding protein: MCYFKLENVSYKYPLEDREILKNINLDIKKGEFWAVVGKNGSGKTTLCNILRRFVPDFYKGELTGKIILENKELKDYSAKEIVQKVGFVFQNPFTQISGVKETVFEEIAFGLENLALDAEYIRERVGETLKLLHIEGLRDKNPYELSGGQGQKVALASIIAMDPEIMVIDEPTSQLDPKGTEEIFEIIDILKKEGKTIILVEHKIELIAEYAEKVLVLDEGEVILSGNTEDILKNKILMEKEIGIPQYTALAYELMKENGVQLKEIPITKKMAVEVFSSEKFSAEDSKREKTVFQEEEK; the protein is encoded by the coding sequence ATGTGCTATTTTAAATTGGAAAATGTAAGTTATAAATATCCGTTGGAAGATAGGGAAATACTGAAAAATATAAATTTGGATATAAAAAAAGGTGAATTTTGGGCTGTTGTTGGTAAAAATGGTAGCGGTAAGACAACACTTTGTAATATACTAAGAAGATTTGTTCCTGATTTTTATAAGGGAGAGCTTACAGGAAAAATAATTTTAGAAAATAAGGAGCTGAAAGATTATTCTGCAAAGGAAATTGTCCAGAAGGTAGGTTTTGTTTTTCAGAATCCTTTTACACAGATAAGCGGTGTTAAGGAAACTGTTTTTGAAGAAATTGCTTTTGGACTTGAAAACCTTGCTCTAGATGCAGAATATATACGAGAAAGAGTTGGTGAAACACTTAAACTGCTTCATATTGAGGGACTAAGAGACAAGAATCCATATGAACTTTCAGGAGGTCAGGGACAGAAGGTTGCACTAGCTTCGATAATTGCCATGGATCCTGAAATTATGGTAATTGATGAACCTACTTCACAGTTAGATCCGAAAGGAACTGAGGAAATATTTGAAATAATTGATATACTTAAAAAAGAAGGAAAAACTATCATACTTGTGGAACATAAGATTGAACTGATAGCTGAGTATGCTGAAAAAGTTTTGGTACTGGATGAAGGAGAAGTAATTTTATCCGGAAATACAGAAGATATATTAAAAAATAAGATATTAATGGAAAAAGAAATTGGAATTCCACAGTATACAGCTCTTGCCTATGAACTGATGAAAGAAAATGGAGTTCAACTTAAGGAAATTCCAATAACAAAAAAGATGGCAGTAGAAGTTTTTTCATCAGAAAAATTTTCTGCAGAAGATTCTAAAAGAGAGAAAACTGTCTTTCAGGAGGAGGAAAAATGA